From Carya illinoinensis cultivar Pawnee chromosome 5, C.illinoinensisPawnee_v1, whole genome shotgun sequence, one genomic window encodes:
- the LOC122311334 gene encoding DUF21 domain-containing protein At2g14520-like isoform X1, which yields MAVEYKCCESGFFINIVIIFLLVLFAGLMSGLTLGLMSMSLVDLEVLAKSGTPKDRQHATKILPVVRKQHLLLCTLLICNAAAMEALPIFLDGLITAWGAILISVTLILLFGEIIPQSVCSRHGLAIGAAVAPFVRVLVWICYPIAFPISKLLDAMLGHGHVALFRRAELKTLVNLHGNEAGKGGELTHDETTIIAGALELSEKTASDAMTPISETFAVDINGKLDRELMNLILEKGHSRVPVYYEQSTNIIGLILVKNLLAMHPEDEVPVKSVTIRRIPRVPETLPLYDILNEFQKGHSHMAVVVRQCNKAVEASSSDPSEIDQANDVRIVIDGEKPPQEKIVKSKISLQKWKSFPNSPDNSHKGGPRSKKWAKEMYSDILQIDGNPLPKIPEEEEAVGIITMEDVIEELLQEEIFDETDHHFEES from the exons ATGGCGGTGGAGTACAAATGTTGCGAATCGGGATTCTTCATAAACATAGTGATAATCTTTCTGTTGGTGTTGTTCGCGGGGCTGATGTCAGGGCTCACCTTGGGGCTCATGTCCATGAGCCTCGTCGATCTCGAGGTCCTCGCCAAGTCTGGAACCCCTAAGGATCGCCAACACGCCA CAAAGATATTGCCAGTGGTCAGAAAGCAGCATTTATTGCTTTGCACCCTGCTAATTTGCAATGCTGCTGCCATGGAG GCGCTTCCCATTTTTCTTGATGGTCTGATCACAGCTTGGGGTGCTATTCTGATTTCAGTGACATTGATTCTTCTGTTCGGCGAG ATAATTCCACAATCTGTTTGTTCTCGCCATGGTTTAGCAATTGGCGCAGCAGTAGCACCATTCGTACGTGTTCTTGTTTGGATCTGCTATCCTATAGCATTTCCAATCAGCAAG CTGTTAGACGCTATGCTGGGACATGGGCATGTAGCTCTTTTTCGCAGAGCTGAGTTGAAAACACTTGTAAATTTGCATGGCAACGAG GCTGGAAAAGGTGGAGAGCTGACGCATGATGAGACTACAATTATTGCCGGAGCACTTGAGCTCTCCGAAAAAACAGCTAGTGATGCCATGACTCCTATATCTGAAACTTTTGCAGTTGATATCAATGGCAAGCTTGACAG GGAGTTGATGAATCTGATTTTGGAGAAAGGGCATAGCAGAGTGCCAGTTTATTACGAGCAATCTACAAACATAATCGGACTTATCTTG gTCAAGAACTTGCTAGCGATGCACCCAGAAGACGAAGTGCCGGTAAAGAGTGTCACCATACGTAGGATTCCAAG AGTGCCAGAGACCTTGCCCTTATATGACATATTAAATGAGTTTCAGAAAGGTCACAGCCACATGGCTGTTGTTGTCAGACAGTGCAATAAGGCGGTAGAAGCGTCCTCTAGTGACCCTTCTGAAA taGATCAAGCAAATGACGTGAGAATAGTAATTGATGGTGAAAAGCCTCCCCAAGAGAAGATTGTAAAGAGCAAGATATCACTCCAGAAGTGGAAAAGCTTTCCCAACAGTCCGGATAATTCACATAAGGGTGGACCTAGGAGTAAGAAGTGGGCAAAGGAGATGTATTCAGACATTCTGCAAATAGATGGCAATCCACTCCCAAAGATcccagaagaagaagaagctgttGGCATAATAACCATGGAAGATGTCATTGAGGAGCTTTTACAG GAGGAGATCTTTGACGAGACAGATCATCATTTTGAAGAATCCTGA
- the LOC122311334 gene encoding DUF21 domain-containing protein At2g14520-like isoform X4: protein MAVEYKCCESGFFINIVIIFLLVLFAGLMSGLTLGLMSMSLVDLEVLAKSGTPKDRQHATKILPVVRKQHLLLCTLLICNAAAMEALPIFLDGLITAWGAILISVTLILLFGEIIPQSVCSRHGLAIGAAVAPFVRVLVWICYPIAFPISKLLDAMLGHGHVALFRRAELKTLVNLHGNEAGKGGELTHDETTIIAGALELSEKTASDAMTPISETFAVDINGKLDRELMNLILEKGHSRVPVYYEQSTNIIGLILVKNLLAMHPEDEVPVKSVTIRRIPRSSK, encoded by the exons ATGGCGGTGGAGTACAAATGTTGCGAATCGGGATTCTTCATAAACATAGTGATAATCTTTCTGTTGGTGTTGTTCGCGGGGCTGATGTCAGGGCTCACCTTGGGGCTCATGTCCATGAGCCTCGTCGATCTCGAGGTCCTCGCCAAGTCTGGAACCCCTAAGGATCGCCAACACGCCA CAAAGATATTGCCAGTGGTCAGAAAGCAGCATTTATTGCTTTGCACCCTGCTAATTTGCAATGCTGCTGCCATGGAG GCGCTTCCCATTTTTCTTGATGGTCTGATCACAGCTTGGGGTGCTATTCTGATTTCAGTGACATTGATTCTTCTGTTCGGCGAG ATAATTCCACAATCTGTTTGTTCTCGCCATGGTTTAGCAATTGGCGCAGCAGTAGCACCATTCGTACGTGTTCTTGTTTGGATCTGCTATCCTATAGCATTTCCAATCAGCAAG CTGTTAGACGCTATGCTGGGACATGGGCATGTAGCTCTTTTTCGCAGAGCTGAGTTGAAAACACTTGTAAATTTGCATGGCAACGAG GCTGGAAAAGGTGGAGAGCTGACGCATGATGAGACTACAATTATTGCCGGAGCACTTGAGCTCTCCGAAAAAACAGCTAGTGATGCCATGACTCCTATATCTGAAACTTTTGCAGTTGATATCAATGGCAAGCTTGACAG GGAGTTGATGAATCTGATTTTGGAGAAAGGGCATAGCAGAGTGCCAGTTTATTACGAGCAATCTACAAACATAATCGGACTTATCTTG gTCAAGAACTTGCTAGCGATGCACCCAGAAGACGAAGTGCCGGTAAAGAGTGTCACCATACGTAGGATTCCAAG ATCAAGCAAATGA
- the LOC122311334 gene encoding DUF21 domain-containing protein At2g14520-like isoform X2, whose amino-acid sequence MAVEYKCCESGFFINIVIIFLLVLFAGLMSGLTLGLMSMSLVDLEVLAKSGTPKDRQHATKILPVVRKQHLLLCTLLICNAAAMEALPIFLDGLITAWGAILISVTLILLFGEIIPQSVCSRHGLAIGAAVAPFVRVLVWICYPIAFPISKLLDAMLGHGHVALFRRAELKTLVNLHGNEAGKGGELTHDETTIIAGALELSEKTASDAMTPISETFAVDINGKLDRELMNLILEKGHSRVPVYYEQSTNIIGLILVKNLLAMHPEDEVPVKSVTIRRIPRVPETLPLYDILNEFQKGHSHMAVVVRQCNKAVEASSSDPSENQANDVRIVIDGEKPPQEKIVKSKISLQKWKSFPNSPDNSHKGGPRSKKWAKEMYSDILQIDGNPLPKIPEEEEAVGIITMEDVIEELLQEEIFDETDHHFEES is encoded by the exons ATGGCGGTGGAGTACAAATGTTGCGAATCGGGATTCTTCATAAACATAGTGATAATCTTTCTGTTGGTGTTGTTCGCGGGGCTGATGTCAGGGCTCACCTTGGGGCTCATGTCCATGAGCCTCGTCGATCTCGAGGTCCTCGCCAAGTCTGGAACCCCTAAGGATCGCCAACACGCCA CAAAGATATTGCCAGTGGTCAGAAAGCAGCATTTATTGCTTTGCACCCTGCTAATTTGCAATGCTGCTGCCATGGAG GCGCTTCCCATTTTTCTTGATGGTCTGATCACAGCTTGGGGTGCTATTCTGATTTCAGTGACATTGATTCTTCTGTTCGGCGAG ATAATTCCACAATCTGTTTGTTCTCGCCATGGTTTAGCAATTGGCGCAGCAGTAGCACCATTCGTACGTGTTCTTGTTTGGATCTGCTATCCTATAGCATTTCCAATCAGCAAG CTGTTAGACGCTATGCTGGGACATGGGCATGTAGCTCTTTTTCGCAGAGCTGAGTTGAAAACACTTGTAAATTTGCATGGCAACGAG GCTGGAAAAGGTGGAGAGCTGACGCATGATGAGACTACAATTATTGCCGGAGCACTTGAGCTCTCCGAAAAAACAGCTAGTGATGCCATGACTCCTATATCTGAAACTTTTGCAGTTGATATCAATGGCAAGCTTGACAG GGAGTTGATGAATCTGATTTTGGAGAAAGGGCATAGCAGAGTGCCAGTTTATTACGAGCAATCTACAAACATAATCGGACTTATCTTG gTCAAGAACTTGCTAGCGATGCACCCAGAAGACGAAGTGCCGGTAAAGAGTGTCACCATACGTAGGATTCCAAG AGTGCCAGAGACCTTGCCCTTATATGACATATTAAATGAGTTTCAGAAAGGTCACAGCCACATGGCTGTTGTTGTCAGACAGTGCAATAAGGCGGTAGAAGCGTCCTCTAGTGACCCTTCTGAAA ATCAAGCAAATGACGTGAGAATAGTAATTGATGGTGAAAAGCCTCCCCAAGAGAAGATTGTAAAGAGCAAGATATCACTCCAGAAGTGGAAAAGCTTTCCCAACAGTCCGGATAATTCACATAAGGGTGGACCTAGGAGTAAGAAGTGGGCAAAGGAGATGTATTCAGACATTCTGCAAATAGATGGCAATCCACTCCCAAAGATcccagaagaagaagaagctgttGGCATAATAACCATGGAAGATGTCATTGAGGAGCTTTTACAG GAGGAGATCTTTGACGAGACAGATCATCATTTTGAAGAATCCTGA
- the LOC122311334 gene encoding DUF21 domain-containing protein At2g14520-like isoform X3: protein MEALPIFLDGLITAWGAILISVTLILLFGEIIPQSVCSRHGLAIGAAVAPFVRVLVWICYPIAFPISKLLDAMLGHGHVALFRRAELKTLVNLHGNEAGKGGELTHDETTIIAGALELSEKTASDAMTPISETFAVDINGKLDRELMNLILEKGHSRVPVYYEQSTNIIGLILVKNLLAMHPEDEVPVKSVTIRRIPRVPETLPLYDILNEFQKGHSHMAVVVRQCNKAVEASSSDPSEIDQANDVRIVIDGEKPPQEKIVKSKISLQKWKSFPNSPDNSHKGGPRSKKWAKEMYSDILQIDGNPLPKIPEEEEAVGIITMEDVIEELLQEEIFDETDHHFEES from the exons ATGGAG GCGCTTCCCATTTTTCTTGATGGTCTGATCACAGCTTGGGGTGCTATTCTGATTTCAGTGACATTGATTCTTCTGTTCGGCGAG ATAATTCCACAATCTGTTTGTTCTCGCCATGGTTTAGCAATTGGCGCAGCAGTAGCACCATTCGTACGTGTTCTTGTTTGGATCTGCTATCCTATAGCATTTCCAATCAGCAAG CTGTTAGACGCTATGCTGGGACATGGGCATGTAGCTCTTTTTCGCAGAGCTGAGTTGAAAACACTTGTAAATTTGCATGGCAACGAG GCTGGAAAAGGTGGAGAGCTGACGCATGATGAGACTACAATTATTGCCGGAGCACTTGAGCTCTCCGAAAAAACAGCTAGTGATGCCATGACTCCTATATCTGAAACTTTTGCAGTTGATATCAATGGCAAGCTTGACAG GGAGTTGATGAATCTGATTTTGGAGAAAGGGCATAGCAGAGTGCCAGTTTATTACGAGCAATCTACAAACATAATCGGACTTATCTTG gTCAAGAACTTGCTAGCGATGCACCCAGAAGACGAAGTGCCGGTAAAGAGTGTCACCATACGTAGGATTCCAAG AGTGCCAGAGACCTTGCCCTTATATGACATATTAAATGAGTTTCAGAAAGGTCACAGCCACATGGCTGTTGTTGTCAGACAGTGCAATAAGGCGGTAGAAGCGTCCTCTAGTGACCCTTCTGAAA taGATCAAGCAAATGACGTGAGAATAGTAATTGATGGTGAAAAGCCTCCCCAAGAGAAGATTGTAAAGAGCAAGATATCACTCCAGAAGTGGAAAAGCTTTCCCAACAGTCCGGATAATTCACATAAGGGTGGACCTAGGAGTAAGAAGTGGGCAAAGGAGATGTATTCAGACATTCTGCAAATAGATGGCAATCCACTCCCAAAGATcccagaagaagaagaagctgttGGCATAATAACCATGGAAGATGTCATTGAGGAGCTTTTACAG GAGGAGATCTTTGACGAGACAGATCATCATTTTGAAGAATCCTGA
- the LOC122311336 gene encoding phenylacetaldehyde reductase-like isoform X1 — MSSGVEKVVCVTGASGYIAPWLVKLLLQRGYTVNASVRNPNDPKKTEHLLMLDGAKERLHLFKADLLEEGSFDSLVDGCEGVFHTASPVDFSANDPQAKLIEPAVKGTLNVLRSCAKFSSVKRVVLTSSMAAVVYSGKPLTPDVVVDETWISDPAVCEKSKLWYMLSKTLAEKAAWEFSKENGIDMVAMLPGWVSGPLLQPTLNATLEPFLKLVKGAESVPFISPRWVDVRDVANAHILALENPSASGRYCLVGRVLQFSEFVKLMRELFPNINLPEKCGDDHPFASYYKVSRERAESLGLNFTPVEVTLKDTFESLRASNFLNV, encoded by the exons ATGAGTAGTGGAGTAGAGAAGGTGGTGTGCGTAACCGGAGCGTCCGGATACATTGCGCCGTGGCTGGTGAAACTCTTGCTCCAACGCGGATACACTGTCAACGCCTCTGTTCGTAACCCAA ATGACCCAAAGAAGACAGAACACCTACTTATGCTGGATGGAGCTAAGGAAAGACTTCATTTGTTCAAAGCAGACTTACTGGAAGAAGGATCTTTTGATTCCCTGGTTGATGGATGTGAGGGCGTTTTTCATACAGCCAGCCCTGTTGATTTCAGTGCCAACGATCCGCAG GCCAAATTAATTGAGCCAGCTGTGAAGGGAACACTTAACGTTCTTAGATCATGTGCTAAATTTTCATCTGTTAAAAGAGTGGTTTTAACATCCTCAATGGCAGCAGTTGTATACAGTGGAAAACCCCTTACTCCTGATGTGGTAGTTGATGAGACTTGGATTTCAGATCCAGCTGTTTGTGAGAAATCGAAG CTTTGGTATATGCTTTCAAAGACCTTGGCAGAGAAGGCTGCTTGGGAATTTTCGAAAGAAAATGGAATTGACATGGTAGCAATGCTTCCTGGGTGGGTGAGTGGTCCCCTTTTACAGCCAACTCTCAATGCGACTTTGGAGCCATTTCTCAAACTTGTGAAAG GGGCTGAAAGTGTTCCATTTATATCTCCCAGATGGGTTGATGTTAGAGATGTTGCTAATGCACATATACTAGCCCTCGAGAATCCATCAGCCAGTGGAAGATATTGTTTAGTTGGAAGAGTTCTCCAATTTTCTGAGTTTGTGAAGCTTATGCGTGAACTCTTCCCTAATATAAACCTTCCTGAAAA ATGCGGAGATGACCATCCTTTTGCATCATACTACAAGGTATCCAGGGAGAGAGCTGAAAGTTTAGGCCTTAACTTCACTCCTGTGGAGGTGACTTTAAAGGACACTTTTGAAAGCTTGAGGGCGAGTAACTTCTTGAATGTCTGA
- the LOC122311336 gene encoding phenylacetaldehyde reductase-like isoform X2, which translates to MSSGVEKVVCVTGASGYIAPWLVKLLLQRGYTVNASVRNPNDPKKTEHLLMLDGAKERLHLFKADLLEEGSFDSLVDGCEGVFHTASPVDFSANDPQAKLIEPAVKGTLNVLRSCAKFSSVKRVVLTSSMAAVVYSGKPLTPDVVVDETWISDPAVCEKSKTLAEKAAWEFSKENGIDMVAMLPGWVSGPLLQPTLNATLEPFLKLVKGAESVPFISPRWVDVRDVANAHILALENPSASGRYCLVGRVLQFSEFVKLMRELFPNINLPEKCGDDHPFASYYKVSRERAESLGLNFTPVEVTLKDTFESLRASNFLNV; encoded by the exons ATGAGTAGTGGAGTAGAGAAGGTGGTGTGCGTAACCGGAGCGTCCGGATACATTGCGCCGTGGCTGGTGAAACTCTTGCTCCAACGCGGATACACTGTCAACGCCTCTGTTCGTAACCCAA ATGACCCAAAGAAGACAGAACACCTACTTATGCTGGATGGAGCTAAGGAAAGACTTCATTTGTTCAAAGCAGACTTACTGGAAGAAGGATCTTTTGATTCCCTGGTTGATGGATGTGAGGGCGTTTTTCATACAGCCAGCCCTGTTGATTTCAGTGCCAACGATCCGCAG GCCAAATTAATTGAGCCAGCTGTGAAGGGAACACTTAACGTTCTTAGATCATGTGCTAAATTTTCATCTGTTAAAAGAGTGGTTTTAACATCCTCAATGGCAGCAGTTGTATACAGTGGAAAACCCCTTACTCCTGATGTGGTAGTTGATGAGACTTGGATTTCAGATCCAGCTGTTTGTGAGAAATCGAAG ACCTTGGCAGAGAAGGCTGCTTGGGAATTTTCGAAAGAAAATGGAATTGACATGGTAGCAATGCTTCCTGGGTGGGTGAGTGGTCCCCTTTTACAGCCAACTCTCAATGCGACTTTGGAGCCATTTCTCAAACTTGTGAAAG GGGCTGAAAGTGTTCCATTTATATCTCCCAGATGGGTTGATGTTAGAGATGTTGCTAATGCACATATACTAGCCCTCGAGAATCCATCAGCCAGTGGAAGATATTGTTTAGTTGGAAGAGTTCTCCAATTTTCTGAGTTTGTGAAGCTTATGCGTGAACTCTTCCCTAATATAAACCTTCCTGAAAA ATGCGGAGATGACCATCCTTTTGCATCATACTACAAGGTATCCAGGGAGAGAGCTGAAAGTTTAGGCCTTAACTTCACTCCTGTGGAGGTGACTTTAAAGGACACTTTTGAAAGCTTGAGGGCGAGTAACTTCTTGAATGTCTGA
- the LOC122311336 gene encoding phenylacetaldehyde reductase-like isoform X3: protein MSSGVEKVVCVTGASGYIAPWLVKLLLQRGYTVNASVRNPNDPKKTEHLLMLDGAKERLHLFKADLLEEGSFDSLVDGCEGVFHTASPVDFSANDPQLWYMLSKTLAEKAAWEFSKENGIDMVAMLPGWVSGPLLQPTLNATLEPFLKLVKGAESVPFISPRWVDVRDVANAHILALENPSASGRYCLVGRVLQFSEFVKLMRELFPNINLPEKCGDDHPFASYYKVSRERAESLGLNFTPVEVTLKDTFESLRASNFLNV from the exons ATGAGTAGTGGAGTAGAGAAGGTGGTGTGCGTAACCGGAGCGTCCGGATACATTGCGCCGTGGCTGGTGAAACTCTTGCTCCAACGCGGATACACTGTCAACGCCTCTGTTCGTAACCCAA ATGACCCAAAGAAGACAGAACACCTACTTATGCTGGATGGAGCTAAGGAAAGACTTCATTTGTTCAAAGCAGACTTACTGGAAGAAGGATCTTTTGATTCCCTGGTTGATGGATGTGAGGGCGTTTTTCATACAGCCAGCCCTGTTGATTTCAGTGCCAACGATCCGCAG CTTTGGTATATGCTTTCAAAGACCTTGGCAGAGAAGGCTGCTTGGGAATTTTCGAAAGAAAATGGAATTGACATGGTAGCAATGCTTCCTGGGTGGGTGAGTGGTCCCCTTTTACAGCCAACTCTCAATGCGACTTTGGAGCCATTTCTCAAACTTGTGAAAG GGGCTGAAAGTGTTCCATTTATATCTCCCAGATGGGTTGATGTTAGAGATGTTGCTAATGCACATATACTAGCCCTCGAGAATCCATCAGCCAGTGGAAGATATTGTTTAGTTGGAAGAGTTCTCCAATTTTCTGAGTTTGTGAAGCTTATGCGTGAACTCTTCCCTAATATAAACCTTCCTGAAAA ATGCGGAGATGACCATCCTTTTGCATCATACTACAAGGTATCCAGGGAGAGAGCTGAAAGTTTAGGCCTTAACTTCACTCCTGTGGAGGTGACTTTAAAGGACACTTTTGAAAGCTTGAGGGCGAGTAACTTCTTGAATGTCTGA